A genomic region of Phenylobacterium parvum contains the following coding sequences:
- a CDS encoding aquaporin: protein MSKMLAEFIGTFTLVLFGCGSAVLGGFDNVGQLGISIAFGGAIIAMAYGIGSISGCHVNPAVSLAAFIAGRMNGRDMVTYWVAQFAGALAAAAVLAVVSGQTTNLGQNGFGPGYLGEFSMQSALLFEIVMTALFVIVILGSTSEKAPAGFAGVAIGVTLAVIHIVGIQVTGVSVNPARSFGPAVLVGGPALAHLWLFFVAPAIGAVIGALLYRVRLLA from the coding sequence ATGTCCAAGATGCTCGCCGAATTCATCGGCACCTTTACGCTTGTCCTGTTCGGCTGCGGCTCCGCTGTGCTCGGCGGATTCGACAATGTGGGACAGTTGGGAATCTCCATCGCCTTCGGCGGGGCCATCATCGCCATGGCCTACGGCATCGGCTCGATCTCGGGCTGCCACGTCAATCCGGCCGTCAGCCTGGCGGCCTTCATCGCAGGCCGCATGAATGGCCGGGACATGGTCACCTACTGGGTGGCGCAGTTCGCGGGCGCCCTGGCGGCGGCCGCCGTCCTCGCCGTGGTCAGCGGCCAGACCACCAACCTCGGGCAGAATGGCTTTGGCCCGGGATATCTCGGTGAGTTCAGCATGCAGTCGGCCCTGCTCTTCGAGATCGTCATGACCGCGCTCTTCGTGATCGTGATCCTGGGCTCGACCTCCGAAAAGGCGCCCGCAGGCTTCGCCGGCGTCGCGATCGGCGTGACCCTGGCCGTCATCCACATTGTCGGCATCCAGGTGACGGGCGTGTCGGTGAACCCGGCCCGGAGCTTCGGCCCCGCGGTGCTGGTCGGCGGACCGGCCCTGGCGCACCTCTGGCTGTTCTTCGTCGCCCCGGCGATCGGCGCCGTGATCGGCGCCCTGCTCTACAGGGTCCGCCTGCTGGCCTGA
- a CDS encoding HdeD family acid-resistance protein, with the protein MTEESEILEALRGRVLRGLEALRGASGWVIGVGAVLIVLGVLALGSQAFATLATVTLVGVAMCLAGLVEIVHGFRQRGTGRAPFWVLLGALYLVCGILVLRNPTLAAGVLTLMLGAGLAASGIVRIALAFQVRQVTDAWGWLAASGAATLLLGLVVLLQWPASSLTILGLLLGIDLLFAGFGWVRVGLGLRRLTGPVASA; encoded by the coding sequence GTGACGGAAGAATCTGAAATCCTGGAGGCCCTTCGCGGCCGGGTCCTTCGCGGGCTTGAGGCCCTTCGCGGCGCCTCGGGATGGGTCATTGGAGTCGGGGCGGTCCTGATCGTCCTCGGGGTCCTCGCCCTGGGCTCCCAGGCCTTCGCCACCCTGGCCACCGTGACCCTGGTGGGTGTCGCCATGTGCCTCGCCGGCCTCGTCGAGATCGTCCACGGGTTCCGCCAGCGCGGCACCGGACGGGCGCCTTTCTGGGTCCTGTTGGGGGCCCTCTACCTCGTGTGCGGAATCCTGGTGCTCCGCAATCCGACACTGGCGGCGGGGGTCCTTACCCTGATGCTCGGCGCCGGCCTCGCCGCCTCGGGCATCGTCCGCATCGCCCTGGCCTTCCAGGTCCGGCAGGTCACGGACGCCTGGGGATGGCTGGCCGCTTCGGGCGCCGCCACCCTCCTGCTGGGCCTGGTGGTTCTCCTGCAATGGCCGGCGTCCAGCCTGACGATCCTGGGCCTCCTGCTCGGGATAGACCTCCTGTTCGCAGGGTTCGGATGGGTCCGGGTGGGCCTGGGCCTGCGACGCCTGACCGGGCCGGTCGCTTCCGCCTGA
- a CDS encoding SOS response-associated peptidase, whose amino-acid sequence MCNEYQLKVRRADYDAAFRGAGVDILWRDAEPNRPPDRPFRPTDRAPILRRAAPGAGLEGLEARWWLVPGFHRGPASDWKAMCTNARIETAATTPAFRESVRSGRCLAPVTSIFEYDAPPGWRKGQPKRRWEVSWPADAASGPVRFLAGLCARSRPADLPQGLDSFAVITRPAGTDMSRIHDRQPVILTLAEGLAWLDRGDLDALPAPGPEGSLVLVEAPRVS is encoded by the coding sequence GTGTGCAACGAATACCAGCTCAAGGTTCGGCGCGCCGACTATGACGCCGCCTTCCGGGGGGCAGGGGTCGACATCCTCTGGCGGGACGCCGAGCCCAACCGCCCACCGGACCGGCCTTTCCGGCCGACCGACCGGGCGCCGATCCTGCGCCGCGCCGCCCCGGGAGCCGGCCTGGAGGGCCTGGAGGCTCGCTGGTGGCTGGTGCCGGGTTTCCACCGGGGTCCCGCCTCAGACTGGAAGGCGATGTGCACCAACGCCCGCATCGAGACCGCCGCGACGACCCCCGCCTTCCGGGAGTCCGTCCGGTCGGGGCGCTGCCTCGCCCCCGTGACCTCGATCTTCGAGTACGACGCCCCGCCGGGGTGGCGGAAGGGCCAGCCCAAGCGGCGCTGGGAGGTCTCCTGGCCGGCGGACGCCGCGTCCGGCCCTGTCCGCTTCCTGGCCGGCCTCTGCGCCCGGTCCCGCCCCGCCGACCTGCCCCAGGGCCTCGACAGCTTCGCCGTCATCACCCGGCCGGCGGGCACGGACATGTCGCGCATCCACGACCGCCAGCCGGTCATCCTCACCCTCGCCGAGGGCCTCGCCTGGCTGGACCGTGGCGACCTGGACGCCCTGCCGGCCCCGGGCCCCGAGGGCTCTCTCGTCCTGGTCGAGGCGCCCAGGGTCTCCTGA
- a CDS encoding ATP-binding protein — MAMVSDSRPLGAGGQSLGRRLWRLLSESPVQDALAGLAVAGAASPHFEGRALLAWLGFVIASSAAECLLMARGRERPLLKDLLELSRSLVFTALGAALMWSGEGEAPLLGIAIWGAMAFRTLIVDYRRPIQLLIRLGPPMTAGIGRQFFLSLEHIAARSPKLILADICLLLFILAATLTGFMSLRERRRAYERVLAESSEKTRQVEDAHRVALLAEQLVGSGHFRFDIRTFVTTFSAGLYELYGFDPSEGRPRLDVILSLFEEGDQTRTREMIAEVVNTRAPVRIEARCRLQDGREKVILTQTNPEFNEAGEVIAIFGISMDVTEARRREAALADSEAQLRLLADNVTDIVIWVSAGGRILYVSPSVETLGYTPDEMVGRASIDFIHPDDHGEATRLLNRVFEDRQPEAGHRGEFRFLNVRASGDPVWLEGYARAIRDPEGRPRSAVINFRDVTVRRELEEDLRRAKTRAEAAAEAKSEFLANMSHEIRTPLTGVIGFSALLAQVPKLPDTARGYVRKVISSGEALLTVVNDILDFSKLEAGQVDLDPAPFHVEDFLEEVVGLFGAQALAKGLRLETRIAERTPEYLFADRSRVQQVLSNLLSNAIKFTETGSIVVHARYSWDKPGLEISVTDTGVGIHEDQVEKLFQRFTQADGSISRQYGGTGLGLSISRQLTTLMGGSISIASAPGAGSTFTFDFLAPQADGPAPAAVEASPANESGESLKILVVDDLDANRELVRALLEAVGQEVEEASGGAQAVSMAVRQTYDLILMDLQMPGMDGFATTRAIRQLSQENRSTPIVALSANVLPEHVAEAEKAGMNDHIGKPIVPARLIATLNRWGGVRVGSEPASGDS, encoded by the coding sequence ATGGCGATGGTAAGCGACAGTCGGCCCTTGGGGGCAGGCGGCCAGAGCCTTGGCCGTCGCCTCTGGCGTCTGCTGTCTGAAAGTCCTGTCCAGGACGCCCTGGCGGGCTTGGCCGTCGCGGGCGCTGCAAGCCCTCACTTCGAGGGGCGCGCCCTCCTGGCCTGGCTGGGATTCGTCATCGCGAGTTCAGCGGCCGAGTGCCTGCTCATGGCCAGGGGCCGTGAAAGGCCTCTGCTGAAGGACCTCCTCGAGTTGTCCCGAAGCCTCGTCTTCACAGCGCTCGGCGCGGCCCTGATGTGGAGCGGAGAGGGGGAAGCCCCGCTCCTGGGCATCGCCATCTGGGGCGCCATGGCCTTCCGGACGCTCATCGTAGACTACCGGCGTCCCATCCAACTCCTGATCCGTCTCGGCCCCCCCATGACCGCCGGGATCGGCAGGCAATTCTTCCTCTCCCTGGAGCACATCGCGGCCAGGTCGCCAAAGCTGATACTGGCGGACATTTGCCTGCTTCTCTTCATCCTGGCCGCGACCCTGACGGGCTTCATGAGCCTACGCGAGCGCCGGCGGGCCTACGAGCGGGTGCTGGCCGAGAGCAGCGAGAAGACCCGCCAGGTCGAGGACGCCCACCGGGTGGCCCTGCTGGCGGAACAGCTGGTGGGCTCGGGACACTTCCGGTTCGACATCAGAACCTTCGTGACCACCTTCTCCGCAGGCCTCTACGAACTCTATGGTTTCGACCCGTCAGAAGGCCGGCCCAGGCTGGACGTCATCCTCTCGCTCTTTGAGGAGGGCGACCAGACCCGGACCCGGGAGATGATCGCCGAGGTGGTGAACACCCGAGCGCCGGTTCGGATCGAGGCCCGTTGCCGGCTCCAGGACGGTCGCGAGAAGGTCATCCTGACCCAGACCAATCCCGAGTTCAACGAGGCCGGCGAGGTGATCGCCATCTTCGGGATCTCCATGGACGTGACCGAGGCTCGCCGGCGCGAGGCCGCCCTCGCCGACAGCGAGGCGCAGCTGCGGCTGCTGGCGGACAATGTCACCGACATCGTGATCTGGGTCAGCGCCGGCGGACGAATCCTCTACGTCTCGCCGTCGGTGGAGACCCTAGGATACACGCCTGACGAAATGGTCGGTCGGGCTTCGATCGACTTCATCCATCCGGACGATCATGGCGAGGCCACCCGCCTGCTGAACCGTGTCTTCGAGGACCGCCAGCCAGAGGCGGGTCACCGGGGCGAGTTCAGGTTCCTCAACGTCCGGGCCTCCGGCGATCCGGTCTGGCTTGAAGGCTACGCCCGGGCGATCCGGGATCCCGAAGGCAGGCCCAGGTCAGCCGTCATCAACTTCCGGGACGTGACGGTTCGTCGGGAGCTCGAGGAGGACCTGCGTCGGGCCAAGACCCGCGCGGAAGCGGCCGCGGAGGCCAAGAGCGAGTTCCTGGCGAACATGAGCCATGAGATCCGCACGCCGCTGACCGGGGTGATCGGGTTCTCCGCGCTCCTGGCGCAGGTACCGAAGCTTCCGGATACGGCGCGAGGTTATGTCCGGAAGGTCATCAGCAGCGGCGAGGCCCTGCTGACGGTGGTCAATGACATCCTTGATTTCTCGAAGCTGGAAGCCGGACAGGTGGACCTGGACCCCGCCCCGTTCCATGTCGAGGACTTCCTTGAGGAGGTCGTCGGCCTGTTCGGGGCCCAGGCCTTGGCCAAGGGACTGCGCCTGGAAACCCGCATCGCGGAGAGGACGCCGGAGTACCTGTTCGCGGACCGCTCACGGGTCCAACAGGTGCTGTCCAACCTGCTCAGCAACGCCATCAAGTTCACGGAGACGGGGTCGATTGTGGTCCACGCCCGGTATAGCTGGGACAAGCCCGGACTGGAGATCTCGGTCACCGACACCGGGGTCGGGATCCATGAAGACCAGGTGGAGAAGCTCTTCCAGAGGTTCACCCAGGCGGACGGGTCGATCAGCCGCCAGTACGGGGGCACCGGCCTAGGGCTTTCGATCTCCCGGCAACTGACGACCCTGATGGGCGGTTCCATCTCCATCGCCTCGGCCCCGGGGGCCGGCTCAACCTTCACCTTCGACTTCCTGGCGCCGCAGGCCGATGGGCCCGCTCCGGCCGCTGTCGAGGCATCGCCCGCGAACGAAAGCGGAGAGAGCCTGAAGATCCTGGTGGTCGATGACCTGGACGCCAACCGGGAGCTGGTGCGCGCGCTGCTGGAGGCCGTGGGGCAGGAGGTCGAGGAGGCCTCCGGCGGAGCCCAGGCCGTCTCCATGGCGGTGCGCCAGACCTACGACCTGATCCTGATGGATCTCCAGATGCCGGGCATGGACGGCTTCGCCACCACGCGGGCGATCCGGCAGCTGTCGCAGGAAAACCGGTCGACCCCCATCGTCGCCCTGTCGGCCAATGTCCTGCCCGAGCACGTCGCCGAGGCCGAGAAGGCGGGCATGAACGACCATATCGGGAAGCCCATCGTCCCGGCGCGGCTTATCGCGACCCTGAACCGCTGGGGGGGCGTGCGCGTCGGATCGGAGCCGGCCTCGGGCGACAGCTGA
- a CDS encoding peptidylprolyl isomerase codes for MIRRRDLLLSAGAAAAAGPAFAAGAPGVVRVRLVTRLGDILLELRGDKAPATTANFLRYVDEKRMDKGTFYRRSVPPGATEFDYGVIQGGLQNNPAWVLPPVRHESTSRTGLKHTDGAISMGRRAPGSATSDFFICAGEQAYLDADPAAKGDNLGFACFGYVAEGMETVHKILAQPVSPTAGVGTMKGEMLRNPLPITARRA; via the coding sequence ATGATCCGACGCCGAGACCTCCTGCTTTCGGCAGGCGCCGCCGCAGCCGCAGGCCCCGCCTTCGCCGCCGGCGCTCCCGGCGTTGTCCGGGTGCGCCTTGTCACCCGGCTTGGCGACATCCTGCTGGAGCTCAGGGGCGACAAGGCGCCCGCCACCACCGCCAACTTCCTCCGCTATGTGGATGAGAAGCGGATGGACAAGGGAACCTTCTACCGCCGGTCCGTCCCGCCGGGGGCGACCGAGTTCGATTACGGCGTCATCCAGGGCGGCCTGCAGAACAACCCGGCCTGGGTGCTGCCCCCCGTCCGGCATGAATCCACCAGCCGGACCGGCCTGAAACACACGGACGGCGCCATCTCCATGGGCCGGCGGGCGCCTGGGTCGGCGACCTCGGACTTCTTCATCTGCGCCGGCGAGCAGGCCTACCTGGACGCCGATCCGGCCGCCAAGGGCGACAACCTGGGCTTCGCCTGCTTCGGCTATGTGGCGGAGGGTATGGAGACGGTGCACAAGATCCTGGCCCAGCCGGTCTCGCCCACCGCAGGGGTGGGGACCATGAAGGGCGAAATGCTGCGGAATCCCCTGCCGATCACTGCGCGCCGGGCCTGA
- a CDS encoding DUF1993 domain-containing protein: protein MAISLYDVSVGSMIQTVGAVSAFIGKGRTWCQEAGINPDEVVDTRLAADMFPFSFQLLSVVHHSINAIEGARAGEFGPPGPKELDYAGLEALVADALARLKALSPEEVNALEGKDVVFRIGQGQIPFTAEGFLMSFSLPNLHFHAATAYDILRQKGAPLGKRDYLGAMKLKA from the coding sequence ATGGCGATATCGCTCTACGACGTCAGCGTCGGTTCCATGATTCAGACCGTTGGCGCCGTTTCAGCCTTCATCGGCAAGGGGCGCACCTGGTGCCAGGAGGCCGGGATCAATCCGGATGAGGTGGTCGACACCCGCCTGGCCGCGGACATGTTCCCCTTCAGCTTCCAGCTCCTCTCCGTCGTCCATCACTCCATCAACGCCATCGAGGGCGCGCGGGCCGGGGAATTCGGCCCGCCGGGGCCGAAGGAGCTGGACTACGCCGGCCTCGAGGCCCTGGTCGCAGACGCCCTGGCCCGGCTGAAGGCCCTGTCCCCGGAGGAGGTCAACGCCCTGGAAGGCAAGGACGTCGTCTTCAGGATCGGCCAGGGGCAGATCCCCTTCACGGCCGAGGGTTTCCTGATGTCTTTCTCCCTGCCCAACCTGCATTTCCACGCCGCCACCGCCTACGACATCCTCCGGCAGAAGGGCGCGCCCCTCGGCAAGCGCGACTATCTCGGGGCGATGAAGCTCAAGGCCTGA
- a CDS encoding PaaI family thioesterase, with translation MSDTPKETGATSADEPLTDEAILARFHRTKNQPTGSQTLGFRITAVSQAEKSVEVAFEARAELLLNPMKQIQGGYLCAMLDECMSVACMVASGMTHVAPTAEMKTSFFRPAQPGPIRGVGRVAKWGRTLAFTEGELYDPEGRLLAKATGTAVPTPFKSYKS, from the coding sequence GTGTCCGACACCCCCAAGGAGACCGGCGCCACATCGGCGGATGAGCCCCTTACCGACGAGGCGATCCTGGCCCGTTTCCACCGGACCAAGAACCAGCCCACGGGCTCCCAGACCCTGGGGTTCCGCATCACGGCGGTCAGCCAGGCCGAGAAATCCGTCGAGGTGGCCTTCGAGGCCCGGGCCGAGCTGCTCCTGAACCCGATGAAGCAGATCCAGGGCGGCTATCTCTGCGCCATGCTTGATGAATGCATGTCCGTGGCCTGCATGGTCGCCTCGGGCATGACCCATGTAGCCCCCACCGCCGAGATGAAGACCTCCTTCTTCCGTCCTGCCCAGCCGGGACCGATCCGCGGCGTGGGACGGGTGGCGAAGTGGGGGCGGACACTGGCCTTCACCGAGGGCGAGCTCTACGACCCCGAGGGTCGTCTCCTGGCCAAGGCGACCGGCACAGCGGTCCCCACTCCCTTCAAGTCCTACAAGAGCTAG
- a CDS encoding SspB family protein, with protein sequence MAQEPPAQDLMNYEGMAQDALRGVVKAALLRAGAPGGLPGAHHFYLTFKTGAPGVEGPEELLSRYPDEMTIVLQHQFWDLEVGDRDFGVTLKFGGRPQSLVVPYAAMTRFYDPSVQFLLQFDAEAGPGPQAAPAPAPLAAAPSSAGVADADPEAPNVVSLDQFRKK encoded by the coding sequence ATGGCCCAGGAACCCCCCGCACAGGACCTGATGAACTACGAGGGCATGGCCCAGGACGCCCTGCGGGGCGTGGTCAAGGCCGCGCTCCTGCGCGCAGGGGCCCCGGGTGGCCTGCCCGGCGCCCATCACTTCTACCTGACCTTCAAGACCGGCGCGCCGGGCGTGGAGGGGCCGGAAGAGCTCCTGTCCCGCTATCCGGACGAGATGACCATCGTCCTCCAGCACCAGTTCTGGGACCTGGAGGTCGGAGACCGAGATTTTGGGGTGACCCTGAAGTTTGGCGGCCGGCCCCAGTCCCTGGTGGTGCCCTACGCCGCCATGACGCGCTTCTACGATCCCAGCGTCCAGTTCCTGCTGCAGTTCGACGCCGAGGCGGGCCCCGGGCCCCAGGCTGCGCCAGCCCCAGCGCCGCTGGCGGCCGCCCCGTCCTCCGCCGGCGTCGCCGACGCGGACCCCGAGGCGCCGAACGTCGTGTCCCTTGATCAGTTCCGGAAGAAGTGA
- the ilvN gene encoding acetolactate synthase small subunit — MTDPQPASVYDLAHEDQAENLATFAILVDNEPGVLHRLVGLFAARGYNIESLTVAETDRKAHTSRVTIVTRGAPQVLTQIEAQLQKMVATRHVQDVTRDPNGLERELALVKVRGLGAERVEALRISEIFRARVLDTTIDSFIFEVTGASSKIDKFIDLMRPLGLVELARTGVLSITRGVETV; from the coding sequence ATGACCGATCCCCAGCCCGCCTCCGTCTATGACCTGGCCCACGAGGACCAGGCGGAGAACCTCGCCACCTTCGCCATCCTCGTCGACAACGAACCTGGCGTCCTGCACCGGCTGGTCGGCCTGTTCGCCGCCCGGGGCTACAACATCGAGAGCCTGACGGTGGCCGAGACCGACCGCAAGGCGCACACCAGCCGGGTCACCATCGTCACCCGGGGCGCGCCCCAGGTCCTGACCCAGATCGAGGCCCAGCTGCAGAAGATGGTCGCAACCCGTCACGTCCAGGACGTGACGCGCGATCCCAACGGGCTGGAACGGGAGTTGGCCCTGGTCAAGGTGCGCGGCCTGGGCGCCGAGCGCGTCGAGGCCCTTCGGATCAGCGAGATCTTCCGCGCCCGGGTGCTGGACACGACCATCGACAGCTTCATCTTCGAGGTCACCGGGGCCTCGTCGAAGATCGACAAGTTCATTGACCTGATGCGCCCCCTGGGCCTGGTTGAGCTGGCCCGTACGGGGGTGCTGTCCATCACCCGGGGCGTCGAGACCGTCTGA
- a CDS encoding NUDIX hydrolase, with product MKPGQIPRNPARRLSQYAALPWRRCAEGGVEILMITSRETRRWVIPKGWPMKDLKPHQAAAREAWEEAGVEGRTRARKIGVFDYDKRLSGGQLQPVRVEVYPLEVVEIHDAWPEAHQRERRWMASAEAATQVDEPGLARLLAAFPGKLA from the coding sequence ATGAAGCCAGGCCAGATCCCCCGCAATCCCGCTCGCCGCCTGAGCCAGTATGCGGCCCTGCCGTGGCGGCGGTGCGCGGAGGGAGGGGTCGAGATCCTGATGATCACCTCCCGGGAAACCCGTCGTTGGGTCATTCCCAAGGGCTGGCCCATGAAGGACCTCAAGCCGCACCAGGCCGCCGCCCGCGAGGCCTGGGAGGAGGCGGGGGTCGAGGGCCGGACACGCGCTCGCAAGATCGGCGTCTTTGACTATGACAAGCGCCTCTCCGGGGGACAGCTGCAGCCGGTTCGGGTGGAGGTTTACCCGCTGGAGGTTGTCGAGATCCATGACGCCTGGCCCGAGGCCCACCAGCGCGAACGCCGGTGGATGGCTTCGGCTGAGGCGGCCACCCAGGTGGACGAGCCCGGCCTCGCCCGGCTGCTCGCCGCCTTTCCGGGGAAGCTCGCCTGA